A part of Pristiophorus japonicus isolate sPriJap1 chromosome 15, sPriJap1.hap1, whole genome shotgun sequence genomic DNA contains:
- the dxo gene encoding decapping and exoribonuclease protein isoform X2 — translation MDQHFNTSRESSRGVFKRKADDIQESQIKLLRADTDKQCTSHTNRNNDNKYELALPVQPDCYDKNFPDYRQPVEIGCFSLDSRRQLFNDARQLKYCVEPTSKNPNFNLRDGYKDRYIKRNDNVKEKLDHILKWILLNKHKFPMLSGEDKSPALTNQLHTDFITWRGHLTKILTTPYENREGWLMAVTRFNGTYYMSEVETEEARRQREQRTEMQEELMYGGYKFEQYLCADKPGGNPNPAGVVNTNEAFCCVVRTRLNGHSLVFSGEVDCKDNSDPSLKAPQCYLELKTSREIYNPNQERSFHRFKLIKWWAQSFLPGVPRIIAGFRDDSGTVVSLQSFETMKIHHLVKDGDPFLLGTR, via the exons ATGGATCAGCACTTCAATACCAGTAGGGAATCGTCCAGGGGAGTCTTTAAACGAAAAGCAGATGATATACAAGAGAGTCAGATTAAGCTACTGCGGGCGGACACTGATAAACAATGCAcgtcacacacaaacagaaacaatgACAACAAATATGAACTTGCCCTCCCAGTGCAGCCAGACTGTTACGACAAGAACTTTCCTGATTACAGGCAGCCTGTCGAGATCGGCTGCTTCTCCTTGGATTCCCGTCGCCAGCTCTTTAATGATGCCCGGCAGCTGAAATACTGCGTGGAGCCCACCAGTAAGAACCCCAATTTCAATCTGCGAGACGGTTACAAAGACAGATATATCAAAAGGAACGATAACGTTAAGGAAAAGCTGGACCACATCCTGAAGTGGATATTACTGAACAAACACAAATTCCCCATGCTGTCGGGGGAAGACAAATCACCTGCTCTGACAAA TCAGCTGCACACAGACTTCATCACATGGAGAGGACACCTGACAAAGATTCTCACCACCCCATATGAGAACCGGGAGGGCTGGCTGATGGCGGTGACCCGGTTTAATGGAACTTATTACATGAGTGAGGTGGAGACAGAAGAAGCCAGGCGGCAGAGAGAGCAGCGGACCGAAATGCAGGAGGAATTGATGTATGGAGGGTATAAGTTTGAGCAGTACTTGTGTGCAG ACAAACCAGGTGGGAATCCTAACCCAGCAGGTGTGGTAAACACCAACGAAGCATTTTGTTGTGTGGTTCGAACTCGGCTGAACGGCCACTCACTTGtattctctggtgaggtggactgcaaAGACAACTCTGACCCGAGCTTAAAGGCCCCACAGTGTTATCTGGAGCTAAAGACAAGCAGGGAGATTTACAATCCCAATCAAGAGAGGAGTTTTCATAG ATTTAAACTGATCAAATGGTGGGCACAGTCCTTTCTGCCTGGAGTACCTCGGATAATCGCAGGCTTTAGAGATGACAGTGGGACAGTAGTTTCACTTCAGTCTTTTGAAACAATGAAGATTCATCACCTCGTCAAG
- the dxo gene encoding decapping and exoribonuclease protein isoform X1 produces MDQHFNTSRESSRGVFKRKADDIQESQIKLLRADTDKQCTSHTNRNNDNKYELALPVQPDCYDKNFPDYRQPVEIGCFSLDSRRQLFNDARQLKYCVEPTSKNPNFNLRDGYKDRYIKRNDNVKEKLDHILKWILLNKHKFPMLSGEDKSPALTNQLHTDFITWRGHLTKILTTPYENREGWLMAVTRFNGTYYMSEVETEEARRQREQRTEMQEELMYGGYKFEQYLCADKPGGNPNPAGVVNTNEAFCCVVRTRLNGHSLVFSGEVDCKDNSDPSLKAPQCYLELKTSREIYNPNQERSFHRFKLIKWWAQSFLPGVPRIIAGFRDDSGTVVSLQSFETMKIHHLVKNERNCWKPAVCLNFCNAFLSFVKKVVTQDDHRMVTLFSWEPGKDTSYSVHRDRTYSFLPDWYVENMVVQKGN; encoded by the exons ATGGATCAGCACTTCAATACCAGTAGGGAATCGTCCAGGGGAGTCTTTAAACGAAAAGCAGATGATATACAAGAGAGTCAGATTAAGCTACTGCGGGCGGACACTGATAAACAATGCAcgtcacacacaaacagaaacaatgACAACAAATATGAACTTGCCCTCCCAGTGCAGCCAGACTGTTACGACAAGAACTTTCCTGATTACAGGCAGCCTGTCGAGATCGGCTGCTTCTCCTTGGATTCCCGTCGCCAGCTCTTTAATGATGCCCGGCAGCTGAAATACTGCGTGGAGCCCACCAGTAAGAACCCCAATTTCAATCTGCGAGACGGTTACAAAGACAGATATATCAAAAGGAACGATAACGTTAAGGAAAAGCTGGACCACATCCTGAAGTGGATATTACTGAACAAACACAAATTCCCCATGCTGTCGGGGGAAGACAAATCACCTGCTCTGACAAA TCAGCTGCACACAGACTTCATCACATGGAGAGGACACCTGACAAAGATTCTCACCACCCCATATGAGAACCGGGAGGGCTGGCTGATGGCGGTGACCCGGTTTAATGGAACTTATTACATGAGTGAGGTGGAGACAGAAGAAGCCAGGCGGCAGAGAGAGCAGCGGACCGAAATGCAGGAGGAATTGATGTATGGAGGGTATAAGTTTGAGCAGTACTTGTGTGCAG ACAAACCAGGTGGGAATCCTAACCCAGCAGGTGTGGTAAACACCAACGAAGCATTTTGTTGTGTGGTTCGAACTCGGCTGAACGGCCACTCACTTGtattctctggtgaggtggactgcaaAGACAACTCTGACCCGAGCTTAAAGGCCCCACAGTGTTATCTGGAGCTAAAGACAAGCAGGGAGATTTACAATCCCAATCAAGAGAGGAGTTTTCATAG ATTTAAACTGATCAAATGGTGGGCACAGTCCTTTCTGCCTGGAGTACCTCGGATAATCGCAGGCTTTAGAGATGACAGTGGGACAGTAGTTTCACTTCAGTCTTTTGAAACAATGAAGATTCATCACCTCGTCAAG aatgaacggAATTGCTGGAAGCCTGCAGTCTGTCTAAATTTCTGCAACGCTTTTCTGTCCTTTGTGAAGAAGGTGGTGACCCAAGATGATCACCG